In Musa acuminata AAA Group cultivar baxijiao chromosome BXJ2-3, Cavendish_Baxijiao_AAA, whole genome shotgun sequence, the following proteins share a genomic window:
- the LOC103977354 gene encoding zinc finger protein 3-like, translated as MDDKRLRTDDAKERRVFSCQYCDRIFPSKQALNGHQSRHKKERDAAKRAKKKVPLFPALAALNLDKLFRHASASSNNRRKHDYSHEAFPAKGLADYDPTLRFEVAPAMQAPMGGSSSLKATSDGKNGTAGDEDELDLTLHL; from the coding sequence ATGGATGATAAGAGGCTGAGAACAGATGATGCGAAGGAAAGGAGGGTTTTCAGCTGTCAGTACTGCGACAGAATATTCCCCAGCAAACAAGCATTAAATGGTCATCAAAGCAGACACAAAAAGGAGAGGGATGCAGCcaagagagcaaaaaagaaagtgCCATTGTTTCCGGCACTCGCTGCTCTAAATCTTGATAAGCTGTTCCGACATGCTTCTGCTTCCTCCAACAACAGAAGAAAGCACGATTACTCCCATGAAGCATTCCCAGCAAAAGGGCTTGCAGATTACGATCCCACTCTAAGATTTGAAGTGGCACCAGCGATGCAAGCACCCATGGGAGGCTCCTCGTCCCTGAAGGCCACTTCTGATGGGAAGAATGGCACGGCCGGAGACGAAGATGAACTCGACCTTACTCTTCATCTTTGA